A DNA window from Arachis duranensis cultivar V14167 chromosome 3, aradu.V14167.gnm2.J7QH, whole genome shotgun sequence contains the following coding sequences:
- the LOC107477083 gene encoding uncharacterized protein LOC107477083, which translates to MRLALKFKNKLQFIDGTLTKPEETDPNFLAWEKCNTYVVAWLNLSLSSEISQSVIWNENAYDIWNDLKHIYHQGDIFRIVDLEEEMYTSKQGELSITAYFTKLRIIWEELETFLPIPSYVCGVECTCDLGVMRKYRKQRQLVRLLRGLNEEYGTVKSQIILMAPLPDVNAVFGMLTQQQRQFYSLDNGEPRALISSSDLIENEKHFQHQNANGYRGRGHSS; encoded by the coding sequence ATGAGACTTGCGTTAAAATTCAAGAACAAGTTACAGTTTATTGATGGAACCCTAACGAAACCTGAAGAAACTGATCCTAATTTTTTAGCTTGGGAAAAATGTAATACCTATGTAGTAGCTTGGCTGAATCTGTCCCTGAGTAGTGAAATCTCTCAGAGCGttatttggaatgaaaatgcatatgacaTATGGAATGATCTCAAGCACATATATCATCAAGGAGACATATTTCGAATTGTTGATCTAGAGGAAGAAATGTACACATCTAAACAGGGAGAACTTAGTATAACTGCCTATTTTACTAAACTGCGAATCATTTGGGAGGAATTGGAAACTTTTTTACCTATTCCAAGTTACGTCTGTGGTGTAGAATGCACATGTGATTTAGGAGTGAtgagaaaatatagaaaacagCGCCAATTAGTGAGATTACTGAGAGGTTTGAATGAAGAGTATGGTACCGTTAAGTCTCAAATCATACTCATGGCACCTTTACCTGATGTGAATGCAGTTTTTGGCATGTTAACTCAACAACAGAGGCAATTTTACTCCTTAGATAATGGTGAACCCAGGGCTCTTATAAGCTCTTCTGACCTGATTGAGAATGAGAAGCACTTTCAACATCAAAATGCAAATGGCTATAGGGGCAGAGGTCATTCTAGCTGA
- the LOC107476827 gene encoding transcription factor LUX-like — MGEEVRMTDYQDDDGVADWELGLPAAHDLTPLSQLLIPPELASAFSISPEPHRSLVDVNRASKNTFSTLRTGVNAFSSSNLNPFQDEGNDPAGDDEEEIDPAGSGSNSRKLRKVDCAEEADSVPRTDSAAAVKRPRLVWTPQLHKRFVDVVAHLGIKNAVPKTIMQLMNVEGLTRENVASHLQKYRLYLKRMQGLSADGPSSSDHLFASTPVPQSLNDSGGGGAGGGGSGHSRGNGHLPVPVPMHYPPAAMMPMPMLGMPHGFHHHHVLQQRDWSYPPHVTPNDK; from the coding sequence ATGGGTGAGGAAGTTAGGATGACCGACTACCAAGACGACGACGGAGTCGCCGACTGGGAATTGGGCCTTCCGGCGGCCCACGATCTCACCCCGCTCTCTCAGCTCTTGATCCCGCCGGAGCTCGCCTCCGCCTTCAGCATCTCGCCGGAGCCACACCGTTCCCTTGTCGACGTTAATCGCGCCTCAAAGAACACTTTCTCCACCCTCCGTACCGGCGTCAACGCCTTCTCCTCCTCCAACCTCAACCCCTTCCAAGACGAGGGAAACGATCCCGCCGGCGACGACGAGGAAGAGATCGATCCGGCCGGTTCGGGATCCAATTCGAGGAAGCTCCGGAAGGTCGATTGTGCGGAGGAAGCGGATTCTGTGCCGCGCACCGACAGTGCCGCCGCCGTGAAGCGACCGAGGCTTGTGTGGACACCGCAGCTGCACAAGCGATTTGTGGACGTGGTGGCGCACCTAGGGATCAAGAACGCGGTGCCGAAGACGATCATGCAGCTTATGAACGTGGAAGGGTTGACCCGAGAGAACGTCGCCAGCCACCTCCAGAAGTATCGCCTCTATCTTAAGCGGATGCAAGGGCTCTCCGCCGACGGACCTTCTTCCTCCGACCACCTCTTCGCCTCCACGCCGGTTCCTCAAAGCCTCAATGACAGCGGCGGAGGAGGAGCAGGAGGAGGTGGAAGTGGCCACTCCCGTGGGAACGGGCACCTTCCGGTTCCGGTCCCGATGCATTATCCTCCGGCGGCAATGATGCCAATGCCGATGCTCGGCATGCCACATGGCTTTCATCATCACCATGTGTTGCAGCAGAGGGATTGGTCCTACCCACCACATGTCACTCCTAATGATAAATGA
- the LOC107476828 gene encoding E3 ubiquitin-protein ligase RDUF1-like, with protein MNFETQPGTASFWCYSCASFVHIMDESETNNILCPNCNSGFVEQIRPDPSPDHFFSPFSDVSDSSHQGFRRRRRSAAGNRSPFNPVIVLRGPSDDADREGGPAFELYYDDGDGSGLRPLPPAIAEFLLGSGFDRLLEQFSQIETNAFGRLENPPASKAAIESMPAVEIAEAHVRAEAHCAVCKEAFELRAEARELPCKHIYHTDCIVPWLSIRNSCPVCRHELPSDQNSLMSGSIDEESIGLTIWRLPGGGFAVGRFSGGRRAGENHLPVVYTEMDGALNPNGAPRRISRSVRSNRVRESHGIRRVFRNFMSIFGRLGSSRSRFFGPERVSLRSVFNRNSRRRTWRFED; from the coding sequence ATGAACTTCGAAACGCAACCTGGAACGGCGTCGTTTTGGTGTTACAGCTGCGCAAGCTTCGTTCACATCATGGACGAAAGTGAAACCAACAACATCCTCTGCCCTAACTGCAATAGCGGTTTTGTCGAACAGATCCGACCCGACCCGTCTCCGGACCACTTTTTCAGCCCCTTCTCCGACGTCTCTGATTCCAGCCACCAAGGTTTCCGCCGTCGCCGCCGCAGTGCCGCGGGAAACCGCTCCCCTTTCAATCCTGTGATTGTTCTCCGTGGCCCCAGCGATGACGCCGATCGTGAAGGTGGTCCTGCCTTCGAGCTATACTACGACGACGGCGATGGAAGCGGTTTACGGCCTCTGCCGCCAGCTATTGCGGAGTTTCTGTTAGGTTCGGGATTTGACCGGCTTTTGGAGCAGTTCTCGCAGATCGAGACGAACGCGTTTGGGCGGCTGGAGAATCCACCCGCTTCTAAGGCGGCGATAGAGTCGATGCCGGCGGTGGAGATCGCGGAGGCGCACGTGCGTGCCGAAGCGCACTGCGCCGTGTGTAAGGAAGCATTTGAGCTACGGGCGGAGGCGCGTGAGCTTCCATGTAAGCACATATACCACACCGATTGCATCGTTCCGTGGCTTTCGATTCGGAATTCGTGCCCTGTGTGTCGACACGAGCTTCCTTCGGATCAGAATTCGTTGATGTCGGGTTCAATCGACGAGGAATCGATTGGATTAACGATTTGGAGGCTGCCGGGAGGGGGATTCGCCGTCGGTAGATTTTCTGGTGGCCGGAGAGCAGGTGAAAACCACCTTCCCGTCGTGTACACGGAGATGGACGGAGCACTGAACCCTAACGGAGCTCCGAGGAGGATTTCGCGTTCTGTGAGGAGCAATAGGGTTAGGGAAAGTCATGGAATTCGTAGGGTTTTTCGAAATTTCATGTCAATTTTTGGAAGATTGGGTTCTAGCAGGTCTAGATTTTTTGGTCCGGAACGAGTTTCGCTGAGATCGGTGTTCAATAGGAATTCGCGGAGGCGAACATGGAGATTtgaagattga
- the LOC127745735 gene encoding secreted RxLR effector protein 161-like — translation MDYSIHLSKTSGDPYHYASVYRRLIGKLQYLTNTRPDIAFAVDKLSQYVDFLTVEHHKVALRILRYLKNALATELFFPLTTDFKLTGFADADWATYLDTRQSVSGYCFFLGTTLVSWKSIEQQIVSWSSSEAEYCALANATCEGLWLLRLLEVLGVTHNDPFILYSDSQSALHMAANSVLHERTKHIEADCHIVQDKAHEGVLKLLPVTSANQTADLLTKTLAPGPFSSCFSKLGLLDIHTPSLRGDIS, via the coding sequence ATGGATTACTCGATTCATCTCTCGAAAACTTCCGGGGACCCGTACCATTATGCTTCGGTCTATAGGAGGCTCATTGGTAAGCTTCAATACCTTACCAACACCAGACCAGACATTGCCTTTGCGGTTGATAAACTGAGTCAATATGTGGACTTTCTGACTGTTGAACACCACAAAGTAGCTCTGCGGATACTCCGTTACTTGAAGAACGCTCTAGCCACTGAGTTGTTCTTCCCTCTCACCACCGATTTCAAGCTCACGGGGTTCGCTGATGCTGATTGGGCGACATATCTCGACACTAGGCAGTCTGTCTCGGGATATTGTTTTTTTCTTGGCACTACTTTGGTATCTTGGAAGAGCATCGAGCAACAAATTGTATCTTGGTCGTCCTCTGAAGCTGAGTACTGTGCTTTGGCGAACGCCACCTGTGAAGGGTTGTGGCTCCTTCGGCTACTAGAGGTGCTTGGAGTCACTCACAATGACCCTTTTATTCTTTACAGCGACAGTCAATCTGCACTACACATGGCTGCCAATTCTGTCTTACATGAGCGCACAAAGCATATTGAAGCGGACTGCCATATCGTCCAAGATAAAGCGCATGAGGGTGTTCTCAAGCTATTGCCAGTAACCTCAGCCAACCAAACAGCCGACCTCCTTACTAAGACTCTGGCACCAGGACCTTTTAGTTCATGTTTCTCCAAACTAGGATTGTTAGATATTCACACTCCTAGTTTGAGGGGGGATATTAGCTGA